In one Salipiger abyssi genomic region, the following are encoded:
- a CDS encoding ETC complex I subunit, whose protein sequence is MRARIYQPARTAMSSGQGKTKHWILDFAPSEPREVDPLMGWTSSSDTQSQVRLKFDSKEQALDYAKEHGIEAIVTEPHKRSPNIRPRGYAENFAVDRKGAWTH, encoded by the coding sequence ATGCGCGCACGGATTTACCAGCCAGCCAGGACGGCAATGTCCTCGGGCCAGGGCAAGACGAAACACTGGATTCTCGACTTTGCGCCGAGCGAACCGCGCGAAGTGGATCCGCTGATGGGCTGGACCTCCTCCTCCGATACCCAGTCGCAGGTGCGCCTGAAATTCGACAGCAAGGAGCAGGCGCTCGACTATGCCAAGGAACATGGCATCGAGGCGATCGTGACCGAGCCGCACAAGCGCAGCCCGAACATCCGGCCGCGCGGCTATGCCGAGAATTTTGCGGTCGACCGCAAGGGCGCCTGGACCCACTGA